GTTTGCATTGCCTTCTTCAGGCTTGTCATCTGCTCTAACCCCGAGCAGTTTCCACATCCCCAGGGCAAATGTTCTAGCATTAGAGAGCCTTCGTATATCAGCCACCAACTTTTTAATACTATCTGCCTCAACAGATTGATAACTAAGAACAACACCATCTGGATCATAACGAATATGTGAATCCACATGAGATGTATTAGCTATGCGTATGCCAGAGCCCCAAGGTGTACTAGTACTTCCTTTCTGAAGCTCCCACAAGTCCCTGAAGTGTTGgtcattgattttgacatcccagTACATGCTTCCAGGTCTGCCAAGTCGCAAGCAGATATGTTGCCAGGAATCACCTTGGGAACATGGAAGCCGGAACCATATATTCGAGGATGCATTTCTTAAACCCACTTCTTCAACATATGGAATGTCCAGTTCCTCCATCTGGCTAGTGAGTTTGGCATGTTTAATACATAGTGAAGAATGCCTAACCACGTGAAGAAGAGCAGAAACATATATGCCAGAAGGTACATTGCCTTTATTTGCTTCAGCTATAAGATTACCATAACTGTATGTTTCAGATTTAGAGATTATTTCTGAAGATTTAAGCACCTGAGATGTAGGCTGCTGAGTACAAGCCACATCAGAGGTTTTTCTTCTCTTAGAGAATCCTGCATCGGCCTCTATATATTGGAGAGAGGGAATCAAGctcaataaatttgaaattttacgcTTTCGTGGATTTTGGTCATGTTTGGAAGCATCATGAGAAGGGCCATGGCAAATTTTAGTTTCTGCTGCTTGGGCTGCAAAAGATGCATTTAGCTAAGTCAAATATGcctaaccaaaaaaaaatattgaacaGACAGCATAGTTGGAGAAAGTATCTTACATACGGGAGGTGAAGCCAATGGGCTTGATCCAGAAAACCTAACAGCTGCAGTTAGATTTCCAGCAGATGAGCTTCTAGGCCCATTAGGCTTCGCATTTTGTGCAATGACTCGAGGAAGGGTTGGTCTGGGTGGAGACAATAGTCGAGATGACCTACTTGCTGAGAGTGTGTCCTTTGAAGTATCATTTGGTAATCTCAACTGATCTTCATCCAATACTCCATTGTCAACTGAATGAGGAGATCTAAGAGAAGCCAGATCCTGCtcagattttgaagcagatagTTTCTTTGCAGATGTGCTTCTTCCTGTGCCAGAAGAAAATGAACCAAATGAAGCAGAGTTATATGAGCCCTTAAGACCACTTGATGGATACAATGAACCATCATAATGACTAGCGGAACCTGATGGTTTTGCAACATTATTATGCTGTGAGACCTGCAAACCCGCTTCCCACTTTGGAGAGGGGGTTCCAGCTTTTACACTATGAAGATTCATTGGGACAGAAGTAAGATGAGACGCAGGAGATGAACTGAACGAAGAAATTTTCTGAGAAGGAAACTGAGTTGCAGATGTCcccttttcaatttcaaaaacttCATCAACAATAGATGAAAAGCTTGATGAAGGACCCCCAGGAACCTGCATAGAACCATCGAGGTTTAACACATCATGTTCAGATATTTGATCTGGACCCCCAACATTAGGCAAGGATGGAAGCAATTTTCGCCAATCAAGTATGCTCAAATTTGTTTCATCTTCAAGCATCTGCATCTGGCTTATATCTATTTTCTTGATGCGCAACAcattatttaagtcattaaatGAATGACCTTTCCCTGATGGATCTGGCTGAGTCTCCAACAGTTTAAAAAGAGGCTTGAAATCCTTATCAAGTTCCATCAAGAGAAAATAAGAACTCTCGCTTTCTGGAAACCCCATTATTAATACAGAAGAACCATTAACAAGGTTCTTGGGCACTTTCACTGCAGCAAAACCATGTTCATAGACCTACAAGAATCGaacataaaaattcatttattaatagaaataaataagtGAAAGACAAAGGCAATTGTATACCACTcagtaacaaataaaaaagtagAGTTGATTACTTCAAGGCCTAAGAATCTTCCAATAGCAGCAAATAGATGTATTATACTTTTGCTCCGCAAGCTTGAAAAAACATCAACTGCTGTCATGGTTCCTTGATTTAGTGTTTCTTCACACTCTAACAATGCTGaagatgaaagaatattttgGGATGACTGGAGAAGGAAACGGCCATTTCTGCAATCCAAAACAAAGtttcataaaccctaaactaggccaagaaatatttattaatagaactacatacaaatataaatatggcacttcaaaaatgaaaaagattcaCAAGGTGAAGAAGCATCTATACAAGTTACCAAGTGCAATTGAAAATGCCCagacagtttttttttttttttttgagagtGCACATGGACAAGTGTAAAAGTAGACATAAAGGAAATGACATGTTAACTGGCAAGGACAGACCTTATATTTATTCCAAGGGTAAAATATGATGAGCCATAAGCACGGACACGCAATAATTCCTGCCCCTCATGTTCCTTATTGTCAAGCTTAGCATCCTCCTGTAACCCAAAAATGACGGGGATAAATTACCACAAAGCATCATCAGTGATactgtaataaaaaaattcagcaaCAGCATACAATgatgaaagtttaattaaaagaaaaaaaatacaaagtgACAATAGTTTTAGCCCATATAGATTCTATCTCCCAATTAGGGCATTCCAGAGTAAGTTGTCAGCAAATACATCCATAACATAAGGAAAGCAAACCTTTCTATGCTCACTATCAGGTTCATCAGCCTGCGAAAGGAGAACAACATCGCTAGCATCTCGGAAGATATGAACATTTTTCATCAGCTCTTTCTGAATTTCCAGTAGACGAGTATATCTGTTGCATGATATAGCTCTTAATAGCAGCTTTTCCACATCAATGCAACTTTGGTCAAGGAAGAAACTTGCCTCCTTGCCAGTTAATGGGTCTTTAACAAATGTGCTATGTTGACACTTAATCTGCAGGTCTGGTCCAggttcaatttttatatatgggCAAGATCCTGTGTCCGAAGCACCTGAGTTTTTATCAAAATCTAGCCAATAGACAAGTTTCAATCCTGGTGTTCGTTGAGCAGCTGAATCAGAGTCATTATCTTGATTCAGCTGTGAGGAACCACCACTTCCTCCATCAGATATCAGCTCAAAGCGTATAGCATCTTTCCATCTCCCTAGCCGAAGTGCCTGTACTTGCCTTATGACGGTGTCCATAACAAGTGCAACACAGAGCTCATGCAGAACCGAGTATAAGGTAGCAAATGGATTCTCTGCTGTAGACATTCTGCGCTCTAAGTCATCTCCAAGAACATGCCTTCTCATCTGTTCTAGTTTCACAAGCCCGCTTCTCTCACCAACAAGTAATTCTAAATGCAAAATCCTCCACAATGATAGATGTCCACGATAACCAAGAGTAACTAACACCTTAAATTCTCCATCTACACGAATCAAAGCGGTGCCATCAGCAACTTTCACTTCAGATATTTCCTTGGGCAATGAAACTTCAAGTAATTTAGAGCGAACAAGTGTGTCCAGCTTTTTCAAAGCCGGCTTCTGCTGATCTTCAGTTAATGAGCTTTGCATACCCACATCTTCTATGCATTTTGGTAAACGCTCATAAGATCCTGTGAGTAGAACTTCAACAGCAGATGGAACATCGTACACAGGGGCGCGAGCTTGCTGTAGCCCCTCATGCATGAAGAATAATGAGTCCGCAGCCTGGGTGAAACATGTGTCATGACTTGACAAAGTAGATGCCAGTTGCTGGCAATACTGTATGAGTGGAACCTGCACATCACAACACAAAGCTAAAATATGAGCGTATGTAGCTAGTACCTCAATTGATACCCAATAGAAAGGACTCTATGGGATTTTTTATAAAGGAACCAAAGGTACAAATTTACTTTCAGATACAACTTAGTAATAGCCCACTAGCTATCAcaatagtttaaatttattaactgGGCCAGACAATACTAGCACTCTAGTAACCAACCAACATGGTTAAAACGatctaaaacattaattaatgcTACAAAAATCTGCAATGGTTCTAGGCAATCATCGTACAGTATTTCACTTCCACTGAGTCTAGACACCTATCATGGGATAGATATCAGTGAAATTGATAGCTAGAGAGAATTCAACTACTACAATGCTATGAACTAATGCGACATAGAACATCGAAGTCATAGAAGGTGTTGCAAGCTCATAACACAgttaatagaaacaaaaaaaagtggGCATGTCCATGATAGTGCAGCAATCATCAGGTCAACTCATTACACATTTATCCTCACAAGGAACGTATTTGAGCACATTACTaataatctaaataagaaaTAGACAAAATGACCAGTACCGACCATAGATAACGCTATTAGATTTTCACCCCATTCATTTTTTcaagtaattttatttcttcctcCCTTTTTTTCCTCACTACTCGCAATACCAAGCTGGAATGCCATAGCATTGCCTTGATAGTACACTTCAAGATATTTGAATTCGCTATAATTCGATAAATTGCACAGCAAGGAACAAAAAGAACATATGCTACAAGTAAAAAAATCCTTCATTTACTTCCAAATTCATTAACTACTCAATGGATAATTAACGAACAAAGAGGAAATTTTTCACTAGTTTTAATTAGTCACTTAATTGAAACTCAAAACcaataaatcttttaaaagagcTCAAACCTTtcgattaaagaaaaaaataacttttcactATCAACAAAACACCAACAAATCTTTTCCAAGAAAAAAGGTAAAACTTGAAAAGAAGTCAGCGAAGTGAACTCGAGGGGAACAAGAGCGGGTCGACTCACCTGCTGACACCACTTAGCAAGAACATTGAGTCTCAGCATCCGTTGCTGGGTCTTGACTATATACTTAAGGAGATTGATCTTCTTCTCCGTATCCGATTGGTCGCTTGATTTAGATTTCTCCACGAGTTCTTTCAATGACGTGAACGATTCCTCGGCTGTTCGACTCACTAAACTCGAGAAGTCCACTGTTTGTTGCCCTAATTCAGCCATTGGAAACAGAAATGGAAATTCCccgaaacaaagaaaagaagttCAAAAATTGATGCTAATTAGGGAATCTAGGGCTCGGGATTGGATCTGGGTTTCATTTAAAATGCATGGAATTAGGGTTTTATGAACATCCCTCTCAATCTTTCTCTCTCTATTTTAGGTCTCTCGTGTAAGATAAAGCTTTCTTCTTTAGGACTTCTCTTAGCTttgggagagagagagagaagcaccaaaaagaaattttagaagcaagaaagataagaaaaaagaatgatataaataacaaagaaaaaaatttccaCGTCatcctaaatatttttttcggtcaaaatcttaaaaatatatttcttatttcataaaattattgcAATTTTggaatatagaaatatattatggattaatttatattatttgaaaatattttattttaaaaaataataataattttgcataTAACCAAAATTGAAATCATATTATTTGCGTTAATAATgcctcaaaattaaatatatatacttgtagAAAccacaaaattaaagtataaatatctCTTTAAAACAAcctacaataaataataaaacatattgtttgaaattaattaaaaataatacatgaaatatatacgttattaaaatgaaaaattagattaaataattacattataaatactgtaaattttattatacgcATATGCGTGTGGGAACCACGTATTTAGAACACAAAATGTGTTTGaatataatatacaataaataacgTTTATGAAATGTGtacaacatttaaataaaaattaggttaatttgtaagaaaattgaaataggtaaatacataatattaagaatattaaatgcactcaaattatttatcatgtattgttatttttctattgcaCGTCAAAAAGTTATCGAGTTAGAAAAagaattcaatattaaaaatctatttaaaaaaattaaacatcaaGTTGACTTGTGAAACCAACGCAATCAATGACATTAtctatactaaaattttatcacacacaTATGCGGGTGGAAATTACAGATTTAAAACACGATGATTGTTTAAAAGTAATATACAATAAACAATGAAatgtatggtttgaaactaattatacaattaatgcatataataaattgtgtatattaaaacaaaaatatattaaatatattaaaatgaagctttgaatgaGTAGTAAATGTAAGGTTTTAGTAATCCAATTGGCTAAGTTTAAATCtcatcatatgcatattttaattggtttttgttaatatgaaaatattaaaatatcctcaaataatataattttttaattatataatgacATTTCCGTAGTTTCCTAATCGAGTTGGTGAACTAGTTGAGGTGCCACCAACTTAGTTAAGGCttaataaataagaataaatatatatgattaatgaaggtaataaaatgtgtacaataaaattaaaatgtattaaaatattaaaataaagctttagtTGAACggtaaattaaaagttttattaatgtaataGGTGAGGTTTCAAATCtcattatatgaattttttattggtttttttaagttaaaaggctAAAATATACTcgaataatattacttattttaactaCGGAAGGGCATTCTCTTAACTTCTTAATCGAATTGGTGGCCAAATTGagggtgacaccaactcagtaaGGAGCTTAAATAACAGTATAGATTATACATACTTTATTACTTCTATCAaatgtgtaaatatatatatacttactaTTATTCAAACTCGTGACACTAACTCggttaagaaaattataaaaatgttatttcgtatttaaaataagttgtaTGTAGAGGATTTGAACACATACCATTTGCacagataaaatttaattttactactCTGCCAATGCTtggttttaatatattttgtacattttaattttactatgcatattttttacatttaccAATTGTATgtaactatattattatttaagcatgTGACTGAGTTGATGCTATGACTCAACCAAGCACCAACTCggttagaaaaattacaaaagaatattatttcGTGCTCTAAgtactattattatttcaaatatcaatattttaataataaaatattatattaatattaagaataatatttaaaatttaaaataaatattatttttaacattatcattaaaataatattataatattaaataataatttaataaagactataaattatttattatttattattaaaataatattacattatatattattcaaatataaatatgtatgctttagtaatattaaaaattataatatttgagattaataatttaatatttaaaaattaaattaaaatttactattataataatatttaacttaatccaatttaatttttatacaaaattgttcatttctattttcataTTCTAAGCATAAGacaactttaaaacaaaaattatttttcattcatcaatttatttttgttaagtaGACATTAAAAGATaggaaaaatactttttaaaattaatttttagtgaagcaTACAACCCAATATTTAATACTCAAATGgagaaatttgaatttatatatatgtttatcatgttttgtaattttcttttaagttatttaaacataaacatgAAGTTGTCCTAATTTATGAAATgcattaaaatcttaaaattgataaaaagcatgtactattttatatttattaattctaaaaattctatcaCACGATACGAGAATTACGTATTTAGAATATAGatgttagttaaaattttatacaataacataatgaaatgtttggtttgaaactaattaataataacacataaaatGTATACGatgttaaaatggaaaaatatattaatctgtgagtaaaataaaatttaaacacgtaaatacattatattaataatactaAATGCACTACGTTATTTATCATGGTGTTTATCATAACTTTTTAGTTAATGTGAGTTGACTTATGACACCAACTCATCCAACAACTCTATCAATACTAGTATATCTATCACATGTATATGTGTGTAAAAATTGTGTATTTAGATATAGGTGTGTATTtgaatataacataaaataaataattaaatcgtAAGGTTtggaactaattaataataacacatctAATATTTATggtatcaaaatgaaaaaataaaattgtgagtaaaatgaaatttaaatacataaatacatcatattaagaatgttaaatGTATTACAAACATTAgtaaaatatacaattgatagagataataaaatacgcataataaaattaaaataaaactttagttaagtggtaaatttaaagttttaccaCTACAATTGGTGTGGGTTCATACATcacaatatacatattttaattgtttttccaaAAAAAGACAAAAGTGTCATTGAATAatgtaacttattttaaatatgaaatagtATTTTTTGTAGTTTTCCTGACCGAATTGATATCTGGTAGCTTGTGACATCAATTTAGTTAAGGGCATGTACAATTGATGGAAGTAATAAaacatgaataataaaatacaaatgtacaaaaagaattgaaagaaaacttttagttgagtgataaatttaaatttttattaatgtaattggCACGGGTTCAAATCCCATGACATGCAATTTTTATtggcttttaaaaaataaaaaataagagttGTCTCAAATAATATATCtcgttttaattataaaatgatattttgtaattttctaattGTGTTGATACCTAATTGACTTGTGATACTATCTCAATAAAGgtcttaaataatagtatagatgtAGAAATTCTATCACACGTGTGTATAGAAATTACGTACTTAGAACACAAatgttagtttaaaaataacataccataaataatgaaacatatgaTAATAAAGAgtgcataaaaaataaaatgtataaaaatattaaaataatgcttTGGTGGATtggtaaatttaaagttttattaatgcAATTAGTACGAGATCAATTATcactatatgcatatttttatttgctttttaataaaaactaaaatgcctttgaataatataatttatttagataaattaccTAGTTGTTGCTTAACTTTTAGggcactttcattttggtctcCCAAAATACAATCCTTACAATTTCGTCACTCAACTTTTAGAGCGCTTTCATTTTAGCCACTCAACTGTTAAATCTCTAACTGCAAATAATTTGTACACATCACATCATGTTtgcactttcattttggtcacttaacttctaggttgcttttattttggtcacccaaaaaatatttttttttaaaatattgattagggtaaaaaaattaaggattaaagtaaaaaatcggtagaaactaaaataattttttatttttattttcttacatataaatattaaaattaaattagcttataaattaaatgataaaattaaattatctatttGGGTTTTGAATATTAATGGATATTGGTTTTAATGGGTTTGGGCTTTAAGAGTATTAAGTTTTAATGGGTAtttgagtttaaggtttaatttaGGCTTGAGTATGTAAATGGGTTATGGGCTTATTGCTTCAATCGGtgtatttgatttattcgatttaaaatgtcaaaataaaaaCCGACCGAATAGACCAATTAAACCAAAGATGGAAACCAAttaaatagaaatcaaataaacaattttttttggtttgattcATTTTGGTTCGAATTTTTTCAcaaccttatatatatataattgatagaagtaataaaatgtgtataataaaattaaaatgtacaaaGTAAGTTAAATTAAGGATTTGGTTAGCAGTAAAGTTAATGTTTTATTGATGCAAATAGTTTAGTATtgggtttttaaaaataaaagataaaatacacTTGAagaatataacttattttaaatgcaAAAGACATCAAAGTAATTTCTCTAACCGAATTTGTGTTCAGTTGACTCATGACACCAATTCAATTAGCGCTTAAATAGTAGTATAAATATCTACAATTGATAAGGGTAATAAAATATTCACgatacaattaaattttaaattttattgagttttttaaattaaaaggattaaagtaCCTTGAATAATATAATCtgcttaaattataaaatgatatttccgTAATTTCTTTAACTAAATCGGTGTTCAATTAACTCATAACACCAAAACAATAGTATATATTATGTGCATATCATGCACTTTTATTAATGTTACCACATCATTCCATCGTTCATTAATGGTtttattaatctaatattttatttatttatttcttattttgattgaatgtttcttttctctctttctttttttattattattaacatttgaaatattttaatattttatttaaaatataaaatattttatgtataattattatttatatacataatactattccaaataaaattagtgtcaataaaaaattccttatttattatatttataattttaataattttatttaattattaatttcataaatatcaaataaaatataatttttgttaaatattcacatttttccctttatgtttatgtcttttAGATAGAGTTTATAATGg
The Gossypium raimondii isolate GPD5lz chromosome 8, ASM2569854v1, whole genome shotgun sequence DNA segment above includes these coding regions:
- the LOC105792585 gene encoding LOW QUALITY PROTEIN: mediator of RNA polymerase II transcription subunit 14 (The sequence of the model RefSeq protein was modified relative to this genomic sequence to represent the inferred CDS: inserted 1 base in 1 codon), translating into MAELGQQTVDFSSLVSRTAEESFTSLKELVEKSKSSDQSDTEKKINLLKYIVKTQQRMLRLNVLAKWCQQVPLIQYCQQLASTLSSHDTCFTQAADSLFFMHEGLQQARAPVYDVPSAVEVLLTGSYERLPKCIEDVGMQSSLTEDQQKPALKKLDTLVRSKLLEVSLPKEISEVKVADGTALIRVDGEFKVLVTLGYRGHLSLWRILHLELLVGERSGLVKLEQMRRHVLGDDLERRMSTAENPFATLYSVLHELCVALVMDTVIRQVQALRLGRWKDAIRFELISDGGSGGSSQLNQDNDSDSAAQRTPGLKLVYWLDFDKNSGASDTGSCPYIKIEPGPDLQIKCQHSTFVKDPLTGKEASFFLDQSCIDVEKLLLRAISCNRYTRLLEIQKELMKNVHIFRDASDVVLLSQADEPDSEHRKEDAKLDNKEHEGQELLRVRAYGSSYFTLGINIRNGRFLLQSSQNILSSSALLECEETLNQGTMTAVDVFSSLRSKSIIHLFAAIGRFLGLEVYEHGFAAVKVPKNLVNGSSVLIMGFPESESSYFLLMELDKDFKPLFKLLETQPDPSGKGHSFNDLNNVLRIKKIDISQMQMLEDETNLSILDWRKLLPSLPNVGGPDQISEHDVLNLDGSMQVPGGPSSSFSSIVDEVFEIEKGTSATQFPSQKISSFSSSPASHLTSVPMNLHSVKAGTPSPKWEAGLQVSQHNNVAKPSGRSTSAKKLSASKSEQDLASLRSPHSVDNGVLDEDQLRLPNDTSKDTLSASRSSRLLSPPRPTLPRVIAQNAKPNGPRSSSAGNLTAAVRFSGSSPLASPPVSQAAETKICHGPSHDASKHDQNPRKRKISNLLSLIPSLQYIEADAGFSKRRKTSDVACTQQPTSQVLKSSEIISKSETYSYGNLIAEANKGNVPSGIYVSALLHVVRHSSLCIKHAKLTSQMEELDIPYVEEVGLRNASSNIWFRLPCSQGDSWQHICLRLGRPGSMYWDVKINDQHFRDLWELQKGSTSTPWGSGIRIANTSHVDSHIRYDPDGVVLSYQSVEADSIKKLVADIRRLSNARTFALGMWKLLGVRADDKPEEGNANSDVKAPAGGKGPTEAVDKLSEHMRRSFRIEAVGLLSLWFCFGSGVLARFVVEWESGKEGCTMHVSPDQLWPHTKFLEDFIDGAEVASLLDCIRLTAGPLHALAAATRPARASPAPGVSGPSGVISSVPKQPGYSPLQGLLPSSSTTNVNQAAAAVPAGNSASASASSIGNHSIHGAAMLAAGRGGPGIVPSSLLPIDVSVVLRGPYWIRIIYRKRFAVDMRCFAGDQVWLQPATPPSTPPRGGSYVGGSLPCPQFRPFIMEHVAQELNGLDSSFTSGQQTVGPANSNNPNLSSGPQLSANGSRVNLPTSAAMSRAANQVAGLNRVGNSLPGSPNLAVVSSGLPIRRPPGSGVPAHVRGELNTAIIGLGDDGGYGGGWVPVVALKKVLRGILKYLGVLWLFAQLPELLKEILGSILKDNEGALLNLDQEQPALRFFVGGYVFAVSVHRVQLLLQVLSVKRFHHQQQQQQQQNNANSQEELTQSEISEICDYFSRRVASEPYDASRVASFITLLTLPISVLREFLKLIAWKKGLALTQSGDIAPAQKPRIELCLENHTGVNVGDASESSSATKSNIYYDRPHNSVDFALTVVLDPALIPHINTAGGAAWLPYCVSVRLRYSFGENPNVSFLGMEGSHGGRACWLRLDEWEKCKQRVARTVEVSGSSPADATQGRLRIVADNVQRAXHLCLQGLSNGVSKLDKNPTNSFLIISSFKSKLSLLI